The stretch of DNA ATCATCATCACAAAACGATAATAAAGTATTAGAACTGAAAGTAGATTTTTTGTCCATCATGAGAGAAATTTCATGTACAGTAGCGGGACAATCTTTGGTTTGTGTCCTTAGATAAATCTTTTTTTCTGGTTCAGAAGAGTTAAGTTCTACAGTGGATATTTCGTTCTTCGAATTCAATTCGGCGTCATGTTGATTGAGATAAAATTTTGCATCATATATCGGATAAAAATCCTCGATAATTCTCTCTGTCAGGTCGTGGAGTTGGATGGATATAACGTCGTCAAAATTGTCGTCACAAAAAAAGAATTCATTTTCAGTGATTTTAGCAGTCGGATATTCTTCTACTATTACTTTTCCGGCCACTGTACAACCGTTGGATAATTCTATAAAAACTTCGTACATTCCTGCTTCATTTACCTCGAGTTTTGGCTCGTTTTGTCCGATCAATTCTTCGTTGTTTTTGTACCAACGATAAACAACTGCATCGGCTACGGTGGCATCTATCGTATGCGAATTTCCTCGGCAAAGTGCAGTGTTATTTTCGACTAATAAATCATCTCCTAAATCTATGTTGCCAACAAAACTACCGGCTTTTAATATAACTGCAGAGTCATAACGCCCTAAACGGTCTCCATGATCAGCAATAACCAATTTAATGTGATATTTTATGCCTTTTTCTACTTTTGTAGTTGCTTTGAGGATTTTGGTTTGTCCATTGAAATTGGTAGGCGTATGGACGCCATTAAAACCTCCGAAATAGTTAGAGTGATGTATATGATTAATGCTAAGAGAAGTTACCGGAATATTTGTCCCAGGAATTAAGGCAATATTTTGATAAGGTTCGGTAGAATCTGCTTTTTTTATCAAGAATGCAAACGCATCCGAGTATTTTGTATTTTCTTCACGATATTCTTCGGATAAGAAAATGTAATCGAAACTTATTCTCTCGGTGAGATGAGAAACAAAATCGAATTCGAGAAAAGTAGCATTGAGAATGTAATCGGAAGGTAGTCCGTACATGTCTAATACATCAATCAGATCTTGATCGCCTCTCCAAGAACCATCTTTCGGATAAAAATCTTGTAGTGAGCTATTGGGGCCTTTTGCGTCCTTAGCTAAACCAGTAGAGAGGATGATTCCTTCGGATAACTCGAATGTGCTTGTTCCTCTCGAAAAGTACCCATAACTTTTTCCTTCTGGACCATCCCAACCAGAGATTCTGATGTTTTCTATTTCGATACACGTCGAATTTCTTGCTCCAAGAAAAATATCTTTTATTAATTCTTCTACGGAGTAATCTGTATTTACTTCGATATATTGTGCCATGGCACTATTGCTCGTATATAGCCAGCAAAAAAAGAGGAATAGGAGTTGTTTTGTAAAAAATCTTTTCATTTATTTTTACTAATGAATTGGCTAATAATGTTAGAAAACAGAGGTAGAAATAGAAGTAGAAGGTTGAGCATCTGCTATACAAAATGTTAGCAGATGACCTTATTATATAATATATAGTGCGAGCGTCTTAGACGTTCTTTAAATTTTCTGAGATAGTTTCGATAAAAGAAGTTAGTGGC from Weeksella virosa DSM 16922 encodes:
- a CDS encoding T9SS C-terminal target domain-containing protein; this encodes MAQYIEVNTDYSVEELIKDIFLGARNSTCIEIENIRISGWDGPEGKSYGYFSRGTSTFELSEGIILSTGLAKDAKGPNSSLQDFYPKDGSWRGDQDLIDVLDMYGLPSDYILNATFLEFDFVSHLTERISFDYIFLSEEYREENTKYSDAFAFLIKKADSTEPYQNIALIPGTNIPVTSLSINHIHHSNYFGGFNGVHTPTNFNGQTKILKATTKVEKGIKYHIKLVIADHGDRLGRYDSAVILKAGSFVGNIDLGDDLLVENNTALCRGNSHTIDATVADAVVYRWYKNNEELIGQNEPKLEVNEAGMYEVFIELSNGCTVAGKVIVEEYPTAKITENEFFFCDDNFDDVISIQLHDLTERIIEDFYPIYDAKFYLNQHDAELNSKNEISTVELNSSEPEKKIYLRTQTKDCPATVHEISLMMDKKSTFSSNTLLSFCDDDLDGKVEVYLPDFITQDYEYALFYLTAEEAEKNQNAIANAYTLTSSVDLYVRFKESNKCPTIEKISLEFKQPNTSTLLDEVTICKGTTTNLDAGEGFDSYLWSTGETTSTIYGVSVGKYWVKLGSNGCEYLQFVEVKEAEDIVIEKIEIQNQTITIYASGGVPPYEYALDNGNYQTSNSFHQVEVGSHTVKVRSTVLDCHPTEKNFIMLQFQNFISPNGDGKNDVLDFSDLRSKENPSMKIFNRYGKLIFEGTSSNNFIWDGKQNGYRQETGSYWYKLEWTEPGSTQVQKISNSIILKNK